A genomic window from Slackia heliotrinireducens DSM 20476 includes:
- a CDS encoding energy-coupling factor transporter transmembrane component T family protein, translated as MFSYIDQDSWLHRRNPTMKFVLMLAVTVVICLSYYPILPISTVVLVVALTCIGGRISPKVFLGQLKAFIFIAAVFMVSMTVLRGLSYSPDTLYAWGPFTWSRMDLINILTLGFRIMAFVAMSVAFVATTRPRDIVLSLIGQCKLDPVRGFAIMAAYRFLPELQDHVQTIRLAQRIRGIESNDGLLNRLASPFRLILPLFCLAARRGDSIACAMESRGLGGTERTYCHEARIDSGDWVFAAGVVVVYAALIIALVYMGAFHFSVNVQTFGR; from the coding sequence ATGTTTAGCTACATCGACCAAGACTCCTGGCTGCACCGCCGCAACCCGACGATGAAGTTCGTTCTCATGCTGGCCGTCACCGTAGTCATCTGCCTTTCGTACTATCCCATCCTGCCTATATCGACGGTTGTGCTGGTCGTCGCGTTGACATGCATCGGCGGCCGCATTTCGCCAAAGGTGTTTTTGGGCCAGCTGAAAGCGTTCATCTTCATCGCGGCCGTGTTCATGGTTTCCATGACCGTTCTCCGCGGTCTGAGCTATTCGCCCGACACCTTGTACGCCTGGGGACCTTTCACCTGGTCGCGAATGGACCTCATCAACATTCTTACTTTAGGATTCCGCATCATGGCCTTCGTAGCGATGTCGGTTGCTTTCGTGGCCACCACACGACCTCGCGACATCGTGCTCAGCCTTATCGGGCAATGCAAGCTCGACCCGGTGCGGGGCTTCGCCATCATGGCGGCTTACCGCTTCCTTCCTGAGCTGCAAGATCACGTTCAAACCATCCGCCTTGCCCAGCGCATTCGCGGCATCGAGAGCAACGACGGCCTCCTGAATAGGCTTGCTTCGCCGTTCAGGTTGATATTGCCCCTGTTCTGCCTGGCCGCGCGCCGCGGGGATTCCATAGCCTGCGCCATGGAGAGCCGCGGGCTTGGCGGAACGGAGCGCACGTATTGTCATGAGGCTCGCATCGATTCGGGCGACTGGGTGTTTGCGGCAGGTGTGGTGGTTGTATATGCTGCCCTTATAATCGCGCTCGTGTATATGGGCGCATTCCATTTCAGTGTAAATGTTCAAACGTTTGGAAGGTAA
- the rsmA gene encoding 16S rRNA (adenine(1518)-N(6)/adenine(1519)-N(6))-dimethyltransferase RsmA: MTEFSPLAKPSVTRTVLQRHGLATKKALGQNFLVSDAIIGKICELSEVCGQDDVLEVGPGIGTLTVALLPRANRVLSVERDRDLPAVLAETCGAFDNFTLLQKDALDLREEDFACVPGDPFAPNKFVANLPYAVAATLVLDYFQKIESIQSATVMVQSEVADRMSAKPATKEYGAYTVKLQLIAKPTGRFQVSPNNFFPPPHVTSSVIRLDRRDDLGVTPDEAAAASMMADAAFTQRRKTVANSMKQYFSRPQSPIDATDVPKMMQSAGIDARRRGETLGLEEFIELGRCLLRMCK; encoded by the coding sequence GTGACTGAGTTCTCGCCATTGGCCAAGCCGTCTGTCACGCGGACGGTGCTGCAGCGCCACGGCCTTGCCACCAAGAAAGCTTTAGGCCAGAACTTCCTGGTCAGCGACGCGATCATCGGCAAGATCTGCGAGCTGTCCGAGGTGTGCGGCCAAGACGACGTGTTGGAAGTGGGGCCCGGCATCGGCACGCTGACGGTGGCGTTGCTGCCCCGTGCAAACCGCGTTCTCTCGGTGGAGCGCGACCGCGACCTGCCCGCAGTGCTCGCTGAGACCTGCGGTGCTTTCGATAACTTCACGCTGCTGCAAAAGGATGCTCTTGACCTGCGGGAAGAGGACTTCGCATGCGTGCCTGGCGATCCGTTCGCGCCGAACAAATTCGTGGCAAACCTGCCGTATGCAGTGGCCGCCACGTTGGTGCTGGACTATTTCCAGAAAATCGAAAGCATCCAGAGCGCGACGGTCATGGTCCAAAGCGAAGTGGCCGACCGCATGTCCGCCAAGCCGGCGACAAAGGAGTACGGCGCCTACACCGTCAAACTGCAGCTTATCGCGAAACCGACAGGCCGCTTCCAGGTGTCGCCGAACAACTTCTTTCCGCCGCCGCACGTCACCTCGTCGGTCATCCGGCTGGACCGCCGCGACGACTTGGGCGTTACGCCTGACGAAGCCGCTGCGGCAAGCATGATGGCGGATGCGGCCTTCACCCAGCGCCGCAAGACGGTGGCCAATTCCATGAAGCAGTACTTCTCTCGTCCGCAAAGCCCTATCGACGCGACGGATGTTCCGAAGATGATGCAATCGGCTGGCATCGACGCCCGCAGACGCGGCGAGACCCTTGGTCTCGAAGAGTTTATTGAACTGGGCAGATGCCTTCTTCGTATGTGCAAATGA
- a CDS encoding ABC transporter ATP-binding protein — protein MPRNRAEHTANTPVVRLDQVTFTHTGAPAPVWAHVSCAFPEGGIHVIAGPSGCGKSTLLQVINGLIPHINEGELTGRVLFRGKDVTDVDARYRCAHIGYVMQDPEGQFCTFTVEEELAFGMENLGIDPAEIAYRSERVLAEMGMEDLMDRSLSALSGGQKQKIAIASVLAMEPDVLLLDEPTANLDPVSRNDVLELVVSSARRSGMTVIMVEHNLSDIIDAIDTFTVMDAQGNVVVQGSRSDVIGRLEDPDCSELRGYLPGSLWGPQAIESVWQDDDLTVRGEPVLRVSDVSFAYPLNKGFRKRTYGPPVLDGVDLTVYQEDFLAVVGQNGTGKSTLFNVIFGLYEQQSGSVELFGQDTRTMRKKDMYRTMGLVFQNPELQFITNQVDDELMASLKDEPMSDGEKHDRVSAMLERYGLLPYAGQSPFVLSQGQKRRLSVATMLLTSQKMLFLDEPTYGQDTQNRIELMDEMLRLNSQGVAIVMITHDLELIRRYAKRVVCLDSGKVVLDGTPADYDRMLRDAETDRASDRRMEGGRVDHV, from the coding sequence GTGCCCAGGAATAGAGCCGAACATACCGCGAATACACCTGTCGTCCGACTTGACCAGGTTACGTTCACCCATACGGGCGCCCCGGCGCCCGTATGGGCTCATGTCAGCTGCGCTTTTCCCGAAGGCGGCATTCATGTGATAGCGGGGCCGTCCGGGTGCGGCAAAAGCACGTTGCTCCAGGTCATCAACGGGTTGATTCCCCATATCAACGAGGGCGAGCTTACAGGTCGGGTGCTGTTCCGCGGCAAAGACGTCACCGATGTAGATGCCCGCTATCGCTGCGCGCATATCGGCTATGTGATGCAGGATCCCGAAGGCCAGTTCTGCACGTTCACCGTGGAAGAGGAGCTTGCCTTCGGCATGGAGAACCTGGGCATCGACCCCGCCGAAATCGCGTACAGGAGTGAACGGGTGCTGGCCGAAATGGGTATGGAAGACCTGATGGACCGAAGCCTGTCGGCGTTGTCCGGCGGGCAGAAGCAGAAGATCGCCATCGCGTCGGTTCTGGCCATGGAGCCCGACGTGCTGCTGCTCGACGAGCCTACTGCGAACTTGGACCCCGTCAGCAGGAACGATGTTCTTGAGCTGGTGGTTTCCTCCGCGCGCCGCTCAGGCATGACGGTCATCATGGTCGAGCACAACCTTTCCGACATAATCGACGCCATCGACACGTTTACCGTCATGGACGCACAGGGGAACGTCGTCGTTCAGGGCAGCCGTAGCGATGTGATCGGCCGGTTGGAGGACCCGGATTGTTCGGAGCTTCGAGGCTACCTTCCTGGTTCGTTGTGGGGGCCTCAGGCCATCGAGTCGGTCTGGCAGGACGACGACCTCACCGTACGCGGAGAACCCGTCCTTCGTGTGAGCGACGTCTCTTTCGCGTACCCCTTGAACAAGGGATTTCGCAAACGCACGTATGGCCCGCCTGTGCTTGATGGTGTCGACTTGACGGTATATCAAGAGGACTTTCTCGCTGTGGTCGGCCAGAACGGCACAGGGAAATCGACCTTGTTCAACGTCATATTCGGGCTCTACGAGCAGCAATCGGGCAGTGTGGAACTCTTCGGGCAGGACACGCGAACCATGCGCAAGAAGGACATGTACCGCACCATGGGGCTCGTGTTCCAGAATCCTGAGCTGCAGTTCATCACGAACCAGGTTGACGACGAGCTCATGGCCAGCCTCAAGGACGAACCCATGTCTGACGGCGAGAAGCACGACCGGGTGAGCGCGATGCTGGAGCGCTACGGCCTTCTCCCGTATGCCGGGCAGAGCCCCTTCGTGCTCAGCCAGGGGCAGAAACGCCGCTTGAGCGTGGCAACGATGCTTCTGACCAGCCAGAAGATGCTCTTTCTCGACGAGCCCACCTATGGGCAGGACACCCAGAACCGCATCGAGCTTATGGACGAGATGCTGCGCCTCAATTCCCAAGGCGTGGCAATCGTCATGATCACGCACGACCTCGAATTGATTCGCCGATACGCCAAACGCGTGGTGTGCCTGGACTCGGGCAAGGTGGTCCTCGACGGCACACCCGCCGATTACGATCGCATGTTGCGCGACGCCGAAACCGACCGAGCTTCTGACCGGCGTATGGAAGGAGGCCGGGTCGACCATGTTTAG
- a CDS encoding ECF transporter S component has protein sequence MDWKTKEIVTVAMVGAVIGVLFTLMDFAYMPLSAVLGVVFMEITFGFYMLSPLVPMYIVRKPGAAVFGALVAALVNILLGSPYGIQLILANLLEGIAVEIGFFVVTKYKGTLANFAVSGILGALFVFARDFIVFYAMAFQSFMVPLLIVRILSAIFIGYLLTKLIVMALNKTGVTKSFACAQE, from the coding sequence ATGGATTGGAAAACCAAAGAAATCGTTACCGTCGCGATGGTCGGTGCAGTCATCGGCGTGCTGTTTACGTTAATGGACTTCGCATACATGCCGCTGTCCGCCGTGCTCGGCGTCGTGTTCATGGAGATCACGTTCGGTTTCTACATGCTGTCCCCGCTCGTCCCCATGTACATTGTCCGTAAGCCCGGCGCGGCCGTTTTCGGAGCCCTGGTTGCCGCTCTTGTGAACATCCTTCTGGGCAGCCCCTACGGCATCCAGCTCATTCTTGCGAACCTGCTCGAAGGCATCGCCGTTGAAATCGGATTCTTCGTTGTTACCAAGTACAAGGGCACGCTTGCGAACTTTGCTGTAAGCGGCATCCTGGGCGCGCTTTTCGTATTTGCACGCGACTTTATCGTCTTTTACGCCATGGCGTTCCAGTCGTTCATGGTTCCGCTGCTGATCGTCCGAATTCTGAGCGCCATCTTCATCGGCTACCTGCTCACCAAGCTTATTGTCATGGCTCTGAACAAGACCGGCGTCACCAAGAGCTTCGCCTGTGCCCAGGAATAG
- a CDS encoding Veg family protein produces MELEKQVHIVDDIRSELTSRTNTRLKVRANMGRSKIIECEGTLMQTHPALFILEVDRKRGRTARQSYQYVDVLTGMVELYDPKSGEPLFILETEEKEDGIFGVGLDGEDDEE; encoded by the coding sequence ATGGAACTTGAGAAGCAGGTTCATATTGTAGATGATATTCGTTCGGAACTCACCTCTCGCACCAATACGCGTCTGAAGGTTCGCGCGAATATGGGTCGTTCCAAGATTATCGAGTGTGAAGGCACCTTGATGCAGACCCACCCTGCGTTGTTCATCCTTGAAGTCGACCGTAAGCGTGGCCGCACTGCCCGTCAGTCCTATCAGTACGTCGATGTGCTGACTGGCATGGTCGAGCTGTACGACCCGAAGTCCGGAGAGCCTCTGTTCATCCTCGAGACCGAGGAGAAGGAAGACGGCATTTTCGGAGTCGGCCTCGATGGAGAGGATGACGAGGAATAA
- a CDS encoding 4Fe-4S dicluster domain-containing protein: MGGSRLNFSTVAKVAAGAIVAAEVVAGLADSSDDLLRPPGAGDEKDFLSKCIKCGRCIEACPYQALYAQTGAFGAGIGAPTLNVRNQACRMCEDMPCIPVCPTGALEKLETRNDIRMGLAVIDREHCIAIKGMRCEVCYRACPLIDRAITLDKRVRDNDYIHTVFEPIIDVDACTGCGLCVERCVVTDPCVPIKIVRDREDAIRQIEEEQAKEISSAYGASEGKWAPAGSY; the protein is encoded by the coding sequence ATGGGGGGAAGTAGATTGAATTTCTCAACTGTGGCCAAGGTGGCTGCGGGTGCAATCGTCGCCGCTGAAGTCGTTGCCGGTCTTGCCGATTCTTCCGACGATCTGCTCCGCCCTCCGGGAGCCGGAGACGAAAAGGATTTCCTGTCCAAGTGCATCAAATGCGGGCGCTGCATCGAAGCGTGCCCGTATCAGGCGCTTTACGCCCAAACTGGGGCGTTCGGCGCAGGCATCGGCGCGCCCACTCTGAACGTGCGCAACCAGGCTTGCCGTATGTGCGAGGACATGCCCTGCATCCCCGTGTGCCCGACCGGCGCATTGGAGAAGCTTGAAACGCGCAACGACATCCGCATGGGTCTGGCGGTCATCGACCGCGAGCACTGCATCGCCATCAAGGGCATGCGTTGCGAGGTCTGCTACCGAGCCTGCCCGCTTATCGACCGCGCCATTACCTTGGATAAGCGCGTCCGCGACAACGACTACATCCATACGGTGTTCGAACCGATCATCGACGTCGACGCATGCACCGGCTGCGGCCTGTGCGTGGAGCGTTGCGTCGTCACCGATCCCTGCGTCCCCATCAAGATCGTGCGCGACCGCGAAGATGCGATTCGCCAGATCGAAGAGGAGCAGGCTAAAGAGATTTCCAGCGCATACGGTGCGTCCGAAGGAAAATGGGCGCCCGCGGGTTCTTACTAA
- a CDS encoding carbon starvation protein A — MNAILVLLVSIAVLICGYVFYGSWLAKQWGIEPDRVTPAHELEDGVDFVPAKPYVVLGHHFSSIAGAGPINGPIQAAVFGWVPVLLWVLIGGIFFGAQHDFGSLLASIRNKGATLATVVRDNIGEDAKKLFCVFAYLTLVLVVAAFASIVANTFQVMPTQTDVINIQNSQVAMISTLFIVAAVIWGFATRGRSIPTAANVAAAIVVIVAIVAVGYNLPNVITLGHDAWMYILGVYILIASVTPVWILLQPRDYLSSYLLYGMLVLAIVAVVGAGVMGVAGDLQIPAFAGFSVTNTAYDVTTGAAIVDPETGLAVINKAAQGGFLFPALFVTIACGAISGFHSLVASGTTSKQIEKESQAQPIAYGGMLIECLLAVLSLCAVGFVWAQYSAGGYASPTQVFADGLSQMLAVIPFIGGTQQLAYALLILAVSAFCLTSLDTATRLARYMFQELWIPAGKTAEELTGFRKVLSNKYVATVITVVLGIGLGMTGYTIIWPLFGAANQLLAALALLTVCTWLGNMGRNNKMFYLPMAFMLLVTLTSLALTMQTKVVAIMAGGDIFAPIVQLALAIALFVLAIILAVKGVKTIASQKSKSEAEAA; from the coding sequence ATGAATGCAATACTCGTCCTGCTTGTCAGCATCGCCGTTTTGATCTGCGGATACGTCTTTTACGGCAGCTGGCTGGCAAAACAATGGGGCATCGAGCCCGATAGGGTGACCCCCGCCCATGAGCTGGAGGACGGCGTGGACTTCGTTCCCGCCAAACCCTATGTCGTGCTGGGCCACCACTTCTCGTCCATCGCCGGAGCGGGTCCCATCAACGGTCCCATCCAGGCCGCGGTGTTCGGCTGGGTTCCCGTGCTCCTGTGGGTCCTGATCGGAGGCATCTTTTTCGGAGCGCAGCATGACTTCGGCTCGCTTTTGGCATCCATCCGCAACAAAGGCGCGACGCTGGCCACCGTCGTCCGTGACAACATCGGAGAAGACGCCAAGAAACTCTTCTGCGTGTTCGCGTACCTTACCCTTGTTCTGGTGGTGGCCGCCTTCGCATCCATCGTAGCCAACACCTTCCAGGTCATGCCTACGCAGACCGACGTCATCAACATTCAGAACTCCCAGGTCGCCATGATCTCCACTCTGTTTATCGTGGCAGCCGTCATCTGGGGTTTTGCAACTCGCGGCCGCAGCATCCCCACCGCGGCGAACGTTGCGGCAGCCATCGTGGTCATCGTCGCCATCGTGGCTGTGGGATACAACCTGCCCAATGTCATCACGCTCGGCCACGATGCCTGGATGTACATTCTGGGCGTCTACATCCTGATCGCCTCCGTCACCCCCGTGTGGATCCTCCTGCAGCCGCGCGACTATCTGTCGAGCTACCTGTTGTACGGCATGCTGGTACTTGCCATCGTCGCAGTTGTCGGCGCGGGCGTCATGGGAGTTGCCGGCGACCTGCAGATTCCCGCCTTCGCAGGTTTCTCGGTCACCAACACCGCATACGATGTAACTACGGGGGCTGCCATCGTCGATCCCGAAACCGGCCTTGCCGTGATCAACAAGGCGGCCCAGGGAGGCTTCCTGTTCCCGGCTTTGTTCGTGACCATCGCCTGCGGCGCCATTTCCGGCTTCCATAGTCTGGTCGCCTCCGGTACCACTTCCAAACAGATCGAGAAGGAATCCCAGGCACAGCCCATCGCCTACGGCGGCATGCTCATCGAGTGCCTTTTGGCCGTGCTGTCTTTGTGCGCCGTCGGCTTCGTGTGGGCCCAATACAGCGCCGGCGGCTACGCCTCGCCTACCCAGGTGTTCGCAGACGGTCTTTCCCAGATGCTCGCCGTCATTCCTTTCATCGGCGGCACGCAGCAACTCGCCTACGCCCTGCTGATTCTGGCAGTGTCGGCCTTCTGCCTGACATCCCTGGACACCGCAACCCGTCTTGCGCGCTACATGTTCCAGGAGCTGTGGATTCCCGCAGGCAAGACCGCAGAAGAACTCACCGGCTTTCGCAAGGTCCTGTCCAACAAGTATGTCGCCACGGTCATCACCGTCGTCCTGGGCATTGGGTTGGGCATGACCGGCTACACCATCATCTGGCCGCTTTTCGGCGCGGCGAATCAGCTGCTTGCCGCATTGGCGCTGCTCACGGTTTGCACGTGGCTCGGCAACATGGGCAGGAACAACAAGATGTTCTATCTGCCGATGGCTTTCATGCTGCTCGTCACGCTGACGTCTCTGGCCCTTACCATGCAGACCAAGGTGGTTGCCATCATGGCCGGAGGCGACATCTTCGCCCCTATCGTTCAGCTGGCGCTTGCCATCGCCCTGTTCGTCCTGGCCATCATCCTGGCCGTCAAGGGCGTCAAGACCATCGCATCCCAGAAGTCGAAGTCCGAGGCCGAGGCCGCATAG
- a CDS encoding DUF169 domain-containing protein — protein MPFKTDKISYGFPHQDYPKELVKETLQGLTETLGLEREPVAITFLYDEADFEAYPAPVPDSKIPYCVMVKQAATKGVARKTLLEHHACDGGTTALGLEPSTHEIDSGKTYFSYNLYSSVSTAHRHLDGIKRLCDGPFFVHGVAIVPLSQCERTPDVVIMVVNAWQSMRLVQGYAYHTGKKPQIDMGAMQAMCSEVTASPYYSGELNISVMCPSTRMLCKWTENDMLAGIPYELFDMIASGVQATVMDY, from the coding sequence ATGCCATTCAAGACAGACAAAATCTCATACGGGTTTCCTCATCAGGATTATCCGAAGGAACTGGTGAAGGAGACGCTTCAGGGTCTGACGGAGACGCTCGGCCTTGAGCGCGAGCCGGTCGCCATCACCTTCCTGTATGACGAAGCGGATTTCGAGGCGTATCCTGCCCCGGTTCCGGACTCGAAGATCCCGTATTGCGTCATGGTGAAACAGGCCGCGACGAAGGGCGTTGCCCGCAAGACGCTGCTGGAACACCATGCATGCGACGGCGGAACCACGGCGCTTGGCCTTGAGCCGAGCACGCACGAGATCGATTCCGGCAAAACCTATTTCTCATATAACCTGTATTCGTCCGTTTCGACGGCGCATCGCCATCTTGACGGCATCAAGCGCCTGTGCGATGGACCGTTTTTCGTGCATGGCGTTGCCATCGTGCCCCTGTCCCAGTGCGAGCGTACGCCGGATGTCGTCATCATGGTGGTGAATGCATGGCAGTCCATGCGCCTGGTGCAGGGCTACGCATACCACACGGGTAAGAAACCCCAGATCGACATGGGTGCCATGCAGGCCATGTGCTCCGAGGTTACGGCGTCCCCGTACTATTCCGGAGAACTGAACATCTCCGTCATGTGTCCCAGCACGCGCATGTTGTGCAAGTGGACCGAAAACGACATGCTCGCAGGCATTCCCTACGAACTGTTCGACATGATTGCTTCGGGCGTCCAAGCTACCGTCATGGATTACTAG
- a CDS encoding PLP-dependent aminotransferase family protein — translation MKDIDRSSTTNLYTQIYEGIRQDIESGDLVAGEKLTPIRRLAHELHVSRNTVEMAYQQLLTEGFVKSRTGSGYVVNDVEFMRVKFGEAFPAASSVVPKGTSIEAVFAEDPYNTKSDTPYDFTYGDRSPKSFPSRTWRLLTDEVLETVGGRTAQYGNAWGEPGLRIEIARWLRRTRSVDCTADQIVILPGTQPAVDSILTLFNSQFDIVGMEDPGYRGVRDVFRNRGFTVVPLPAAIGGEMEPNVHFTDALQASNAKLVFLTPSVQFPTGSLMPILTRIRTLRWAMDNDAFIIEDDYCREFLYSDRPLQTLQSMDTDGRVIYLGTMSKMLSPALRVSYMVLPQRLMSRWKRAHEQYYCPVPWLTQEVLRLYMARGYWTRNTRRVTAEYEAIHALVMESLDREMGDRIDILGGTAGLYLLVRTKDGRTQEELIRLAAQQDVRVYPTRLYCMQSMHGMDGYVLLGFSAIEKENVAEGIRRLRVAWFGEDSGQAT, via the coding sequence ATGAAGGATATCGACAGATCGAGCACCACAAATTTATACACACAGATATATGAAGGCATCAGGCAGGATATCGAATCAGGCGACCTTGTTGCCGGAGAGAAGCTGACACCCATCCGGCGTCTGGCCCACGAGCTGCATGTGTCCCGCAATACGGTTGAGATGGCGTACCAGCAGCTGCTGACCGAAGGTTTCGTCAAAAGCCGGACGGGATCGGGCTACGTCGTCAACGACGTCGAGTTCATGCGGGTGAAGTTCGGTGAGGCCTTTCCTGCCGCATCCTCCGTCGTGCCGAAAGGGACCAGCATCGAAGCGGTCTTCGCCGAAGACCCGTACAATACCAAATCGGATACGCCATATGACTTCACCTATGGAGACCGCAGCCCCAAGTCATTTCCCTCGCGCACCTGGCGCCTGCTTACCGACGAGGTGCTGGAAACCGTCGGCGGCCGCACGGCGCAGTACGGCAACGCTTGGGGCGAGCCCGGGCTTCGCATCGAGATAGCGCGTTGGCTGCGTCGCACGCGTTCCGTCGACTGCACGGCCGACCAGATTGTCATTCTGCCAGGCACCCAGCCGGCCGTGGACAGCATATTGACCCTGTTCAACTCTCAGTTCGACATCGTAGGGATGGAAGATCCTGGCTATCGGGGCGTACGGGACGTGTTTCGCAACCGCGGATTCACGGTTGTGCCGCTGCCCGCCGCCATCGGAGGCGAGATGGAGCCGAACGTCCATTTCACAGACGCCTTGCAGGCCAGCAACGCGAAGCTCGTGTTCCTGACGCCGTCGGTGCAGTTCCCCACTGGATCGCTCATGCCCATTCTCACGCGCATACGCACGCTTCGCTGGGCCATGGACAACGACGCGTTCATCATCGAGGACGACTATTGCCGCGAGTTCCTGTATTCGGACCGGCCGCTGCAGACGCTGCAGTCCATGGACACCGACGGCCGCGTGATTTACCTGGGCACTATGTCCAAGATGCTCTCCCCCGCACTGCGCGTCAGTTACATGGTTCTGCCGCAGCGCCTGATGTCGCGCTGGAAGCGCGCCCACGAGCAGTACTATTGCCCGGTGCCCTGGCTAACCCAGGAGGTCCTGCGGCTGTACATGGCCCGCGGTTACTGGACCCGCAACACGCGGCGCGTCACAGCGGAGTACGAGGCCATCCATGCCCTGGTCATGGAATCTCTCGATCGGGAAATGGGCGACCGCATCGACATCCTCGGCGGCACGGCCGGGCTGTATCTGCTCGTGCGCACGAAAGACGGCAGGACGCAGGAGGAGCTGATCCGGCTGGCCGCGCAGCAGGATGTTCGGGTGTATCCGACCCGGCTGTACTGCATGCAATCCATGCACGGCATGGACGGCTACGTGCTTCTAGGGTTTTCCGCCATCGAGAAGGAAAACGTGGCCGAAGGCATCAGGCGGCTGCGGGTCGCGTGGTTCGGAGAAGATTCTGGCCAGGCGACATAG